The Sphingobacterium bambusae genome includes a window with the following:
- a CDS encoding response regulator has protein sequence MAKKILIIEDNFEIREGTAEVLSLTGDYEIITAPDGKVGVDLALKNKPDLILCDIMMPELDGYGVLYMLSKNEITADIPFIFLTAKSERADLRKAMEMGADDYLTKPFDDIELLNAIESRFRKREKLAGHNNGRAHLHLSEDEQNYLLQDLVKDARIKVFKKKQSIYEAGDSPIFVYFLLKGKVRSFLFYQDGRELSTDIHIHDTFFGYETVLLNEKYSDNAATLEDSEIALIPKERFFELLYNKPLIAGKFIKLLSGNIREKEEQMLGFAYDTVRKRVANALVNVAEKTASSAEQDEVLIRISRDDLAALAGTANETISRMLADFKDEHLITKEGNAIRVFSIAKLKGVKF, from the coding sequence ATGGCAAAAAAAATATTGATAATTGAGGATAATTTTGAGATTCGCGAAGGAACGGCGGAGGTACTTTCGCTAACCGGAGACTATGAAATTATAACCGCGCCCGATGGAAAAGTAGGCGTGGATCTCGCCCTAAAAAATAAACCAGATCTTATTCTCTGTGATATCATGATGCCGGAGCTGGATGGCTATGGCGTGCTCTACATGCTTAGTAAAAATGAAATAACAGCAGACATTCCTTTTATTTTTCTGACGGCAAAATCAGAGCGTGCCGATCTACGCAAAGCGATGGAAATGGGCGCAGACGATTACCTGACCAAACCATTCGACGATATTGAGCTGTTGAATGCGATAGAAAGCCGCTTTCGCAAGCGCGAAAAATTGGCGGGACATAACAATGGCCGAGCACATCTTCATCTCAGTGAGGATGAACAGAATTATTTGTTGCAGGACTTAGTGAAAGATGCGCGAATAAAAGTATTCAAGAAGAAACAATCTATATACGAAGCGGGCGATTCTCCAATTTTCGTCTATTTTCTCCTGAAAGGTAAAGTGCGAAGCTTCCTTTTCTATCAAGATGGAAGAGAGCTTTCGACAGACATACATATCCACGATACATTTTTTGGCTATGAAACGGTGCTGCTTAATGAAAAGTATAGCGATAATGCGGCGACGTTGGAAGACTCAGAGATCGCGCTGATCCCGAAGGAACGGTTTTTTGAGCTGCTTTACAACAAGCCACTGATTGCGGGTAAATTTATCAAGCTCCTATCGGGTAATATACGCGAGAAGGAAGAGCAGATGCTGGGCTTCGCCTATGACACCGTGCGCAAGCGCGTGGCCAATGCTTTGGTTAACGTAGCCGAAAAGACAGCTTCTTCTGCAGAGCAGGATGAGGTGCTGATTCGTATCTCGCGCGACGACCTTGCCGCACTGGCGGGAACAGCAAATGAAACGATCAGCCGTATGTTGGCCGACTTTAAAGACGAACACCTCATCACCAAGGAAGGTAATGCAATCCGGGTGTTCTCCATAGCCAAGTTAAAAGGCGTTAAATTTTAG
- a CDS encoding ATP-dependent Clp protease ATP-binding subunit — MEAKFSPRVKDVISYSREEALRLRHDYIGTEHLLLGLIREGDGVAIKILKNIGVDTTAIRQSVEDAVKGSSMSRAPIGNMPLTKQAEKVLKITYLEAKIFKSDIIGTEHLLLAILRDEENIASQVLQQYSITYDLFKNEVEQNKTTITDEASSSPTGDDDFADDDQQFTAPKKVSDIKSKTPVLDNFGRDLTKAAEEGKLDPIVGREKEIERVSQILSRRKKNNPILIGEPGVGKSAIAEGLALRIVQRKVSRVLFNKRVVTLDLASLVAGTKYRGQFEERMKAVMNELEKSPDVILFIDEIHTIVGAGGASGSLDASNMFKPALARGEIQCIGATTLDEYRQYIEKDGALDRRFQKVVVEPASHDETVEILNRIKDKYEDHHNVTYTDDAIEACVALTTRYITDRFLPDKAIDALDEAGSRVHLNNIHVPQSIIDIEEKIEEVKVEKNKVVRSQKYEEAAKLRDTEKKLLDQLEKEKAAWEAETKSRRYTVSEDNVAEVVAMMTGIPVQRVSQSDSQKLLNMGDAVKGRIIGQDDAVQKLVKAIQRTRAGLKDPKKPIGSFVFLGPTGVGKTELAKELARFMFDSEDALIQIDMSEYMEKFAVSRLVGAPPGYVGYEEGGQLTEKVRRKPYAVVLLDEIEKAHPDVFNLLLQVLDEGQLTDSLGRKVDFRNTIIIMTSNIGARQLKEFGQGVGFTTAAKSNQADSHSRGVIETALKRAFAPEFLNRIDDVIVFNSLSKENIFKIIDIELKSLFGRIEGLGYHISLTDKAKDFIADKGYDSNFGARPLKRAIQKYLEDPIAEEILKGEVKNGSQLHIDYNEEKQEIVVSATNPEKSSKSIESDVTQPDDTKDSEKE; from the coding sequence ATGGAAGCAAAATTTTCACCACGCGTAAAGGATGTCATCTCCTACAGCCGAGAGGAAGCGTTACGGCTTCGCCACGATTATATCGGCACAGAGCATCTTTTGCTTGGGTTGATTCGTGAGGGCGATGGGGTTGCTATAAAGATTTTGAAAAATATCGGCGTCGATACAACAGCGATTAGACAATCGGTGGAGGATGCTGTAAAAGGCTCATCCATGTCACGAGCGCCAATTGGCAATATGCCGTTGACGAAGCAGGCCGAGAAGGTATTAAAAATTACCTACTTGGAAGCTAAGATTTTCAAGAGCGATATCATCGGCACGGAGCATCTGTTGTTGGCGATCTTGCGCGACGAAGAAAACATCGCCTCGCAGGTATTGCAGCAGTATAGCATCACGTATGATTTATTCAAAAACGAAGTAGAACAAAACAAAACAACAATCACGGACGAAGCATCGAGCTCTCCTACAGGGGATGATGACTTTGCCGACGACGACCAGCAGTTCACGGCTCCAAAGAAAGTGTCGGACATCAAATCGAAGACACCGGTCTTGGATAACTTTGGACGCGATTTAACGAAAGCCGCAGAAGAGGGCAAACTGGATCCTATTGTGGGACGTGAGAAAGAGATTGAACGCGTATCACAGATCCTGTCGCGTCGTAAGAAGAATAACCCGATATTGATCGGTGAACCCGGTGTGGGTAAGTCGGCCATTGCGGAAGGGTTAGCACTACGTATTGTACAGCGCAAAGTTTCGCGCGTGCTTTTTAACAAGCGTGTGGTAACATTAGACCTCGCTTCTCTCGTTGCGGGCACAAAATACCGCGGCCAGTTTGAAGAGCGTATGAAAGCGGTCATGAATGAGTTGGAGAAATCTCCGGACGTCATTTTGTTCATCGATGAAATTCACACCATTGTGGGCGCCGGTGGCGCTTCAGGTTCGCTAGATGCATCTAATATGTTCAAACCGGCATTAGCACGGGGTGAGATTCAATGTATTGGTGCAACAACGCTAGATGAATATCGGCAGTATATCGAGAAGGACGGTGCATTAGATCGTCGTTTTCAGAAAGTGGTGGTAGAGCCCGCTTCGCATGATGAAACGGTAGAAATCCTGAATAGAATTAAGGATAAATACGAGGATCACCACAACGTGACCTACACCGATGACGCCATTGAAGCCTGTGTAGCCTTGACGACTCGTTATATCACGGATCGCTTCCTACCGGATAAGGCTATCGATGCTCTTGATGAGGCCGGCTCTCGCGTTCACCTGAACAATATCCACGTACCGCAATCGATCATTGATATTGAAGAGAAGATCGAAGAAGTGAAGGTGGAGAAAAACAAGGTTGTTCGCAGCCAAAAATACGAAGAAGCAGCGAAGCTACGTGATACGGAGAAGAAGTTACTTGATCAGCTCGAAAAAGAGAAAGCTGCTTGGGAAGCAGAGACTAAATCAAGACGTTATACGGTTTCTGAAGACAATGTAGCGGAGGTAGTCGCCATGATGACTGGTATTCCTGTACAACGTGTGAGCCAGTCTGACAGCCAGAAGTTGTTGAATATGGGTGATGCCGTAAAAGGACGTATCATTGGTCAAGATGACGCCGTACAGAAGTTGGTGAAAGCCATTCAACGTACACGTGCTGGATTGAAAGATCCAAAGAAACCGATAGGTTCTTTTGTTTTCTTAGGTCCTACAGGTGTCGGAAAGACAGAACTGGCCAAAGAGCTTGCCCGTTTTATGTTTGACTCGGAAGATGCACTGATCCAAATCGACATGAGTGAATACATGGAGAAATTCGCGGTATCCCGTTTAGTGGGAGCGCCTCCAGGCTATGTTGGATATGAGGAAGGTGGACAGTTGACGGAGAAAGTACGTCGTAAACCTTACGCTGTCGTGCTTTTGGATGAAATCGAGAAAGCTCACCCTGATGTCTTCAACCTATTGTTGCAGGTATTGGATGAAGGACAATTGACGGATAGTCTTGGACGCAAAGTGGATTTCAGAAACACCATTATCATCATGACGTCTAATATCGGCGCTAGACAGCTGAAAGAGTTTGGTCAAGGTGTAGGTTTTACGACTGCTGCAAAGAGCAACCAAGCGGATTCGCACTCTCGTGGTGTTATTGAGACAGCATTGAAAAGAGCATTTGCGCCTGAGTTCTTAAATCGTATCGATGATGTTATCGTGTTCAACTCGTTGAGCAAAGAAAACATCTTCAAAATTATCGATATCGAACTGAAGTCTCTTTTCGGACGCATTGAAGGACTGGGATACCATATTTCACTGACCGACAAAGCGAAGGATTTCATCGCTGACAAAGGTTATGACAGTAATTTTGGAGCACGCCCGCTAAAACGTGCGATTCAGAAATACTTGGAGGATCCTATTGCTGAAGAAATCTTGAAGGGCGAGGTTAAAAATGGCTCTCAGCTACATATCGACTACAACGAAGAAAAGCAGGAGATTGTAGTTAGTGCCACCAATCCTGAAAAAAGTAGCAAGTCTATTGAATCAGACGTGACACAACCTGACGATACAAAAGATTCGGAAAAAGAATAA
- the ettA gene encoding energy-dependent translational throttle protein EttA produces MSDEKIIFSMAGVNKIYPPQKQVLKNIYLSFFYGAKIGVIGLNGSGKSSLLKIIAGLDKSYQGEVVFSPGYSVGYLAQEPQLDLDKTVREIVEEGVAETTAILQEYEEINEKFGLPEVYENADEMDKLLARQGELQDIIDATNAWELDSKLERAMDALRCPEPEAKIANLSGGERRRVALCRLLLQEPDVLLLDEPTNHLDAESIDWLEQHLQHYKGTVIAVTHDRYFLDNVAGWILELDRGEGIPWKGNYSSWLDQKAKRLAQEEKQETKRQKTLERELEWVRMAPKARHAKSKARLHNYEKLASEETKEREDKLELFIPPGPRLGNVVIEANAISKAYGDRILFEELSFSLPPAGIVGIIGPNGAGKTTLFRLITGQEQPDTGTFRVGETVALGYVDQNHDDLDPEKSVWENITDGNDNILLGNRPVNSRAYVSKFNFNGGDQQKKVGILSGGERNRVHLAITLKKSSNVLLLDEPTNDIDVNTLRALEEGLENFGGCAVVISHDRWFLDRICTHILAFEGDSQVYFFEGNYSEYEENRKKRLGDATPKRIKYKKLVK; encoded by the coding sequence ATGTCTGACGAGAAGATTATTTTTTCCATGGCTGGTGTAAACAAGATTTACCCACCTCAAAAGCAAGTTCTTAAGAATATATACCTGTCCTTCTTCTATGGAGCGAAGATTGGCGTCATCGGTTTAAACGGCTCCGGTAAATCGTCCCTGTTGAAGATTATCGCTGGCCTCGATAAATCCTATCAGGGCGAGGTGGTGTTCTCTCCGGGCTACTCGGTGGGCTATTTGGCGCAGGAGCCGCAGCTCGATTTAGACAAAACGGTGCGCGAAATAGTGGAAGAAGGTGTGGCGGAAACTACGGCTATCTTGCAGGAATACGAGGAAATAAACGAGAAATTTGGCCTTCCCGAAGTGTATGAAAACGCGGATGAAATGGACAAGTTGCTAGCTAGACAAGGCGAGTTGCAGGATATTATAGATGCTACCAATGCTTGGGAATTGGATAGTAAATTGGAACGTGCCATGGATGCATTACGCTGCCCAGAGCCAGAAGCTAAAATTGCCAATTTGTCAGGTGGTGAGCGCCGCCGTGTAGCACTTTGTCGCTTATTGCTGCAGGAACCGGATGTGTTGTTGCTCGATGAGCCTACCAACCACTTGGATGCCGAATCTATTGACTGGCTGGAGCAGCATTTACAGCATTATAAAGGTACCGTTATTGCCGTGACCCACGACCGTTACTTCTTGGATAACGTAGCAGGATGGATCTTGGAGTTGGATCGCGGTGAAGGTATTCCTTGGAAAGGGAATTATTCTTCTTGGTTGGACCAAAAAGCAAAACGTTTGGCGCAAGAGGAAAAACAAGAAACCAAACGCCAAAAAACATTGGAGCGCGAATTGGAATGGGTACGCATGGCACCGAAAGCAAGACATGCTAAATCTAAAGCGCGTTTGCACAATTACGAAAAACTGGCTTCGGAAGAGACGAAAGAGCGTGAAGATAAACTAGAGCTTTTCATCCCGCCAGGGCCTCGATTGGGTAATGTGGTGATTGAAGCCAATGCTATCTCGAAGGCTTACGGTGACCGTATTCTCTTCGAAGAGTTGAGCTTCTCGCTCCCTCCGGCAGGTATCGTCGGGATTATCGGGCCAAACGGTGCTGGTAAAACAACCCTATTCCGGTTGATTACAGGGCAGGAACAGCCAGATACCGGTACATTTCGTGTAGGTGAAACCGTCGCGCTGGGTTATGTGGATCAAAACCACGATGATCTAGATCCCGAAAAATCTGTTTGGGAAAACATCACTGATGGGAATGATAACATCCTCTTGGGAAATCGCCCGGTAAATTCTAGGGCCTATGTTTCGAAATTCAATTTCAACGGAGGTGATCAGCAGAAGAAAGTGGGTATTCTTTCCGGAGGAGAGCGTAACCGGGTGCACTTGGCCATTACCTTAAAAAAATCGTCTAACGTGTTGCTTCTCGATGAGCCAACCAATGATATCGATGTGAATACCTTGCGTGCTTTGGAGGAAGGGCTAGAAAACTTCGGTGGATGTGCTGTTGTTATCTCCCACGATCGTTGGTTCCTAGATCGTATCTGCACGCATATTTTGGCATTTGAAGGTGATTCACAGGTGTACTTCTTCGAAGGAAACTACTCTGAATATGAGGAAAATAGAAAGAAACGCCTTGGTGACGCCACTCCAAAACGTATAAAATATAAAAAGTTGGTGAAATAA
- a CDS encoding PAS domain-containing sensor histidine kinase, with the protein MVDSARLLAAIIDNAIDGIITIDSAGMVESINPAASALFGYEPSEVIGNNISMLMPEPDRSKHDGYIGNYQHTGVKKVIGIGREVMGLKKNGTTFPFRLAVSEVLYKDKNIFTGFIHDLTKERAAEDELRMHAIQLEAKVSERTKDLIKLVSELEKAKSDVSLSLEKEKELNQMKSRFVSMASHEFRTPLSSVQLSASLIEKYVERPDYQNVIKHTHRIRGSVQLLNNILNDFLSLEKLEAGKVVANKADINLVQLAEEITEEMQMICKKNQHIVYQHTGDVGFFYLDSHLVKSSIINLVSNAIKYSGEDTFIEFSTEIKDDICVICIRDNGIGIPLEDQKNLFEPFFRAQNIGNIPGTGLGLNIVKRYVELMGGKMEYRSAVNEGAVFKMTFQQ; encoded by the coding sequence ATGGTTGACTCCGCAAGACTCTTAGCTGCTATTATTGATAATGCGATTGATGGTATTATTACTATCGATAGCGCAGGGATGGTGGAATCTATAAACCCAGCCGCATCAGCACTGTTTGGCTACGAGCCATCCGAGGTTATTGGCAACAATATTTCTATGCTGATGCCAGAACCGGATCGTAGCAAGCACGATGGTTACATCGGTAACTACCAGCATACGGGCGTGAAGAAGGTCATTGGTATTGGTCGGGAGGTGATGGGACTGAAAAAGAATGGCACAACGTTTCCATTTCGCTTGGCGGTTAGTGAGGTGCTCTATAAGGATAAGAACATCTTTACAGGGTTTATCCATGACTTGACCAAAGAACGCGCTGCGGAGGACGAACTGCGTATGCACGCCATTCAATTGGAAGCAAAGGTAAGCGAGCGGACGAAAGACCTGATCAAATTGGTTTCCGAGCTGGAGAAGGCAAAGTCTGACGTGAGTTTGTCCTTGGAAAAGGAAAAAGAACTGAACCAAATGAAGTCGCGCTTTGTCTCGATGGCTTCGCACGAGTTTCGCACGCCGCTCAGTTCGGTGCAGCTGTCGGCATCGCTGATCGAGAAATATGTAGAACGTCCAGATTACCAAAATGTAATTAAACATACTCATCGAATTCGTGGCTCGGTGCAGTTGCTGAATAATATTTTGAACGACTTTCTGTCCTTGGAGAAATTGGAAGCGGGTAAAGTAGTTGCCAATAAGGCTGATATCAACTTGGTGCAGCTTGCCGAAGAGATCACCGAGGAGATGCAAATGATATGTAAGAAAAACCAGCATATCGTATATCAACATACGGGCGATGTCGGTTTTTTCTATTTAGATAGCCATTTGGTTAAAAGCAGTATCATCAATTTGGTGTCTAACGCGATCAAGTACTCAGGGGAGGATACGTTTATTGAGTTTTCAACGGAAATCAAAGATGATATATGTGTCATATGTATTCGTGATAATGGCATTGGTATTCCCCTTGAAGATCAGAAAAATCTTTTTGAGCCTTTCTTTCGTGCACAGAATATCGGTAATATCCCCGGAACAGGACTAGGGCTGAATATTGTGAAGCGCTACGTGGAACTTATGGGTGGCAAAATGGAATATCGATCTGCGGTAAACGAAGGGGCTGTATTTAAAATGACTTTCCAGCAATAG